A stretch of DNA from Scleropages formosus chromosome 13, fSclFor1.1, whole genome shotgun sequence:
aaaatgttaattccaGATCACaagttaatttttcaagcaGGAGAAATGATAAAACTTCAGTCCCCCACATATTTATAAAGGGAGCTTTTGGTGTCAACTATGAACTTAATCAAGGgtcaagagtcaagagaggctttttttgtcatttcagccatatACAACAGTAgtcagtgaaacgaaacaatgaaaaatccaTGTCCTTACTAGGCGTGTAAGAGTTCCTACATTCCATTAAGTTCAGAGTACTCTAATATTAATGCCAGTATCAGTATCTGGTATGAGCTATTTGTACTTATAagctatttttttccttctctgcagTTACATGAAAGAATGGTGATGGATACTTTCTGAGAAAATGGACAACTTAAGGAGCCCCACATCTAAAATCAGAGACCCAAATGGGTTTGCGAACAAAGTCTTCAGTACTTCCCCAGATGTGGAAAGGGAGGCTGGCGTCTTGCCAACCCCAGAAGTTAGGTCATGTGGGACCCCTGCCTCCTACCAGTTGGAAAAGGGCTTCTCTTGCAGGAAGCCCCACAGCACAGGGATCTGGAGGATCCTTGCCCGACGAAAGACCTCTGTGGGGTGCGAACGACGCCCCCATTCACTTATCCTCCCAGGGGAGGCTTCTGTTCCCAAGATATCATTTGTAGACAAAGTGAGGACTTTCAAGAAGCTCAAGTCCCCGTCTGTGTTCAAGGGCAAGTCTGTAAAGCAGGGTGCCTCCCGGGACGAGCTGGAGGTGGACATCGGCCGGGAACACTCCACCCACTTGCAGGTTCAGAAGGCCCTCTTCTGGAATAAGGACAAGAGACACTCTTATGCTGGCTACACCAAAAACCTGGACAGCTCCTTTGAGGTCATTGACCTCACATTTCCTCTGGAAAGTGAACAGCCTTGGTTCGGGGACATGCCAGGAAACCACAATGGATGCGTGTCTCCAGACAACACGTCCCACATCAAGAAGGTGCACCCCAACTTCTCCAACTGCAACAACTCCTTGTTGCATGAGGAGCAGCGCCCAAGAGACTGGCCCAAGACATCGCAAAGCACCAGGAGGTCTAGAAGTGCAGATGTCTGGAGTTACCTGAAAAAGCTCTCCTTTGTGGGGAAGAGTGCCTCCAACCTGTCGGAGAAGAGCTTTGACTCGGAGTtccacactctggatgggacaatTGATTTGGATTGCAGCTCTACTGACTTAGAGTGCCTCAAAGAATCAAATCCTAAGCCTAAACCTATACTAAATGAGAATAAAAGTAGTCACTTTGGGGGTCTTTTCAGGTTTTTCAGTAGTGTAGCTGAATCTGCtcgcaagtggaaaaatacttCTAGATCCTTCTCTCCTGCTGAGGAGGATGTGTCCCCAGTGAGATTGCAGCATTCACAAAAGCCAGGGCTCTTTATCcagaacatgtctttgaaccTGAGGAAGGAGGACAGCGGAGCACCCTCCGTCGCAATGTCTCTCTTGTCTCCTGAATCTGACCTGTGTGAAGTGCTCTCCCCCACCAGCCCTCCTGAGAAAGGCTCCCCCCAAGTGCTACTCAAAGCGTGGCGAGTATGTCCGGAGTCCCTGAGTCCCAGTAAGGACCAAACAGGCACATCTCTTGCGCTAAATGTGACCCTCCGTGATCCTGATAatcttcaggagtcccatgtgCCCCATGGCCCAGACAGCCCTGTTACTTGTGAAAGAGGAGATCTGACAGATGGATGTCTGCCCAGGGAAGAGGATTGCTCCAGAAGTAATACAGATTCCATGGATATCATGGTCTCTTCAGATGGGCAGAGGTCTCATGGCAGCGAAAGGAATGCTAGAAACAAAGAGCCATACTCAAAGCGAGACACTGTTCCACATGGGCCATGCGAGGAGTTCAAGGTAAGATGGCACACTCAAGTGCTGAAAGCTAAATTTAATAATGCTGATTCTTGAAATACCCAAAAGAGTtctgaaaatacagtttaaatatgccattgttttttttctggtgcCTGAATGAACAGAGAAAAATATCTCATACATATTTTAGTTAAAAATCAACATCACATCTTCAGTTTTGCTGGTAGTGTTTTACTTGGAGTATTTTTCTGAGAGTACCAGTGTGATATTAAGCTGAATACTGCTTTATGTGTTTACGGCAGAAACTAAAATTGAAACACAAATGCACTCCTAATCTGCATCATGCCCATATTTATTGTCAACTGCAGAAGAAACTCAGAATTTATTTCCTCCATTGAATTGCTACAgttcttttgtttcattctattaattcatcattcatcatttattttaatctcaTCCCACCTTTCTCCTAGGTGCATGCTTGGTTGTAGTATTGTTGAACATGTTAACAAAGAAAATTCTGCATCttaaatactgaaaagaaattaaaatcaaCAATATGAATTTTGGGCAccatagtggcacagcgagtagtgctgctgcctcacaattTCTGGGTcttagtctgtgtagagtttgcctGATTTCCTCAGGTCTGCAGGTTTTCTCTGGGTCCTCCAGTTTCTGCCCagcatccaaagacatgttcaggttaactggtgtcTTTATATTGCCCtaagtgtgtgaatgggtgagtgactttATGTGTCGTTGCCCTATAATGGAGTGGTGTGCCGTCCAGAgtgaaccccctcagccttcCACCagatgcttctgggataggatctggatcactgcaaccctgttcaggacaaagCAGTCTTTGGAATAAGATGGTTATGAGTTTTGTGTCCTTGAGCCCCATCTGGTgaacagaagaagaaataaaaagaaaataggaATGTTAGTATCATGTccttttaatgtgttttctgaGCAGTTTTTAAACCTGCCTGCATTGGTTCACACTCAGGAAGAGCAGATAGGAGCTATATTATGGAAGTGATTTGAATGATGATGGTCCTAATAGTGATATAGAAATTGAGGTCTTTTTTGCTTCGCAACAAACAGAAAGACATTTTATAAAATAGAATGGTGAAGAAAGCaccataaaaaaatacaatgggaAATGTTGAAATCTTTGAAAAGTTGTAACTCAGATGTTCACAACACACAGAACTAGTGTAATGAATTCACAGTAAGTCATTTTTAAGTTCAGGTAAAACACTGTGTTACTATGTATTATGTGTTATTTCTGGTCTGAAACAACTTTGATGCACAGTCCTTTGTCTGAAGCAGGGTTTAATAAGTTTGAAGACACTGTCACAAACTTTGCTGAAGGTTTGAAACAGAATATTAATagaaaggggggtgtggtggcgcagtgggttggaccacagtcctgctttccagtaggtctggggttcaagttctgcttcgggtgccttgtgacggactggcgtcccgtcctgggtgtgtcccctccccctccggcattatgccctgtgttaccgggtaggctccgtgaccccgtatgggacaagcggttctgaaagtgtgtgtgtgtgtgtgtgtattaatatggATGCATCTGTATGATGCTTCCTCAGTACACAAATACACTTTTAACCAAATGAAAGGGGAAAATTGAAGTTAATGTTCTCTCTTCCTCGGTTATTGGCCTGGCACTAGGATGTGACCGATGACTGTGGTTTAGCTGAGAACAGCCCAGCAGAGCTCACCTGTAGACCAGGGGTGGTGGCCCCTCTCAGATGGTGCCGAGAGCGGCCAGCCTCGCTGTGTGCCTCCATCCTAGAGGAAGGAACTATGGAGCATGGAGGCACCAGCTTGCTGGTGCAGAGGCATCAGGCCCTCTGTGGTCAGCGTGTGGAATTGGCAGCTTCCCAACCCCTCTTCCGTAAGAGGCCACTGTCTGTGATGGATGGCAGCGCCACTGGGGGGGCTGAACAGCCACAACATTTCAGAGTAAGAGCCGTTGAGACCGTGCCACCCCATCCTATGCCCCACCCTCTTCTTTTGACAGGTGAATCCCGGTACATTTGGGACACAATGACAAGGTGTGGAGACTTGGATTCAGGAGATGTTTATTGCATATCCCTTGCTCCCAGATGTTGCCCATCTATTCTGAATAAAAAAGTCCCAAAAGGACCTTCATTATATTAATCTTTATACTCTCTTGTTGCGATAGAGGGCTTTGTCTAACTTAAACACACAAATCCCACACCCATCTTTTACAGTCTTGCATTTCACCACTGGGAGTTTGACCCACCTGCCCCTCAGTTCTAGATCATCTTTTAGAAACACTAATTAATGCACAACAATAGTACAACAATAGTATAACAATAGTATAACAATAGTATAATGCAAGccacacaaagtgtgtgtgtgtgtgtgtgtgtgtgtgttgtgtgtgtgtatatttatttaatggtaaattacactgattttacccattttcagtgcagggtaatatttactgtatcaattcaggctaaatAACTTGTTCAAAAGTACTAGCATTGGTACCTGCAGATCTGAAAGTGATAGCTATGGCCCTACTGCCTGTTTaacatatttctgcatttttcattaatggCACCACTTAAATTTTGAAAGCAAATGTACATATCAGTTACTGAGCGCAGTGCCATTCTGCTCCTGTAGtaccagaaaatgaaaaatgttcacgGTAAAAGCCACTTTTTGCTACGACCCCCAACTTTTATACAGTGAAGCTTTGTCTTACTGAGACAGTAAATCAGTGCTCCTGTTCTAGGCTGGTTATAGATTGAAAGGTTGGAGCAGTGCCTGTTTTGGTCTTaagttttcaaagaaaaaaaattctaaaaaacatGTGATTCCCAAAGATaagtaaatatacacacaacatTTAGTTCTGACAATTGTATGAAACTATCATTTTGAGGCCTCATTGTTTAGCTACCAAACACATCAGTCATCAGCATCACATATATAcaactgttttctttcacaCCCATTTCTTTTCTGGTTTAATTATTGAGGCCACTGACTGgcattaaaaggaaaatatagaAGTGtgagacattttaaaagggtgTAGTGAAAGGGAtagctagtagcgtagtggttagagccacagcttttgcacccaaaggttgcaggtttggttcCTACctaccagctgtagtacccttgagcaaagtacttacccaaaactGCTCTAGTAGAATTtccaagctgtgtaaatggttaacTAAGTAGCGTAACATTCTAAGATGCTTTGAggagaggtgtcagctaaatgagtaaatgcaaaatcCTTCTTCAGTATTTCTTACATGTATTCTTTTCCATGAAAATCTTATATAATCGTGAACAATATATGTGACAGGCCAGGTTCTGTTTTGGAACAGGACTCTGGACGTGAGAAACTTGTGCTTTATTGGTGCTATTTAGAGAAACGGTGACTGGCGAGGTATAAAGTGGAGGACTTGGCTAAATTTGACCTCCTTTTCATTGACTTTTTATTGCActtaaataaaacactgcagagCTGCAATATGTcaagcattaaaatgtaaatgtaagcattgTAAATTGGGAATTATACACAATAATTGTGTCAATGTTAAATGGATGAAGCACTTAATAAGCCCAAGCTGATATTAAAGCCTCTCTTCTGCCATTTGAGTGGACTGCTGGGAAAATGGAAAGAATACACTGGCAATGCCCACCCACTGCCCACACAATTTCAGAAATAGCATCAGCAGATAATGAATCAACTCAACGAGCACACTCCCTGTAACAGGCACACTGACATGGGCCTGGAACAGCCATGCTGGAGAGTGGTATGTTTCAAGCACATGGTCCATCTGAAACTCTGGAATTTGCCCTGCTGCTGGTTTCCCATTCATCAAATTCAATATGTCATATTTTGGGTGTTTATCTTCTATCCTTTGTTGTTTTCTGTCTCGGCAGCAGTTGCTTGACAGTGCCCCTCCTTTCAGAGGACTTGATTTAAGACATTCTGAGGAATATTACTTTCAAAACCCTTGAGTTTTAATATGCAAACTATTGaggaaaaagacacagaaaataaagCCTGTTATTTTTATAAACCATTGTGGGATTTTTAGCATTTCCAAATGAACGAGAGCATATGGTATCGATGCATGGGTGGACACTGACTAACCTATGTATTCCCCTTGCATTTGTACTCAGTTTTCCTATCCGAGGGACATGTATGAATATTTAACCTACATAAGAAATCAAACTGGGTTATTTTTAgacactgaaatatttgttaTCGAAATACTTTGAGAGCTTTTGTTATACCAGTCATAGTTAAGGATTATTCCTGCATCCCTGGCCTGTATACTGCCATATCTGTCATATCTTTGTCATATTTAACATCATAGCTTCACCATCACattatatttaacatattttttgtcattgttcAACATCACTTTGTTGTCATGGTTCACATTATGCTTAACCTAACATTACTGTTATTCTGATCCCTTAATTTTAGTTGTGCCACACACGTGTGTATCTTTGTATAATGTACTCTATTTGCTAGGGCTCTGACCTCATTTGTTGTGTGAATTTCAGCCCTTGACACGTCCCCCAGGCCTGTCCCCACAGGACCCTCCTTTCAGAGTGGACCTCCAGAGGTGCCGCTCTAACACACTGTCCCAGAGCACCCCATCAGGGCTGGAGCAGGCAGGCTGGATACACACACCACCACAACCAGGTAGAGGCACAGGTATGCCAAGTAGGGTTGCCAACCcctgcaaaagaaaataaaagacacTATTGAGTTCTCTAAAGGAAAATGAGGGACAGCATAAGGGGAAACTcagaatttctttgtagctagtgtatttgtgtaaaaaagaagtctctgcttgactgaattaagtgtaaaatgaatctgagccacatttaatttgcttttagctcactgaCATACACATCAGTTGTAAAAAAAGTaatctttattctttattttattttctcttcctcGTTGAACAATCCATGATGACACGATCTAGTCATCTATTTCGTAGCTACCTGCCTTGACCCTCtcgtggggggagggggttgtcAAATGTAGTTAGATGTCAAATGTAGCATCCAGGTAACGTAGCAACGCCCAATAACAGTCGGACTCACACACGCAACACAgctctgtttcacatccatttttgcaatttgttttcctaatattttaacacttttatgcgAACTGCGATGTTtatgtatgaaaaaatatgggtaataaatacttttgtcATGGTTGcagacaggagacaggaggtagggtttggacccaagtgcagtttGTGTTGTTTCGGTGCCGATACACGGGAGCAATCAAAGACTGAGGTCGAGGACAGGTGAGGATCTTCCGAGGAGCGAACGTCATTGTAAGGGGCGGAACAATACTCAAGAAACTGGCTGGTAAACAATCCAAGCTCAGAAAGCCAGGAAAAGCGGGAACTGTAAAAGGAAATAGGATACTGGGAAAGCAAGCCGCTGACCGTGCAAGCCAAAGAATGGCAATTGTAGATTCCACCCATTTCCCTGTCAGCACTGCTTTTATACCAAGCCGTGCTAATCGGCAACAGGTGCTATCGCAGAGCTGgtgggtgtgggcgtgacaccttttaaatgtctcttggtgtgaaaggttaaaatataGGACAAACCGTGTTACGTATGGCTTTAATACGGAATGCAGCTCTGATCCCTTAAATACGGAATGATTCCTTACTAATGCCAAGTGCGTTCATTCATAGCCAACAGGTTTTCACGTATACCATGGCTGATGTGGCAAGGTGCCATATTGAAAGGGATCATCGGTGGCACATGTTAAGTtatatgcacatacatacatacatacatccagGATATatcccccagccttgtgctcagtgATTCTTGGATGGGCTCCTGACTAGCTGCAATCCTCACCAGGATAAGCGGTTagtgaaaacaaataatttaatgcaTGTATAAGTAGGTCAGAAAGAATCCACAATTGTTTCATAAAGCTGATGATGGTGATTATTATTCTGATTAGCATGAAAAAATTGAATGAATTGGTGCCTCACTGTATGTTTGTTTGAACCACTGTTAAACAACATCTCACTGTATGACCACAGACTGGCAAAGCACCTGCCATTCCATATTAAATGCTGCACAATGGTTTTTTGGACAATCAATGCCAGGAGTTTATCCCCAGTCCTGCTCAGATGCACATgttcattatcatcatcatcatcatcatcttccattccgcttgtcctaatagggtcacggtggcagcagggggagcagagaggcccagccgcccctgtcccctgcaacttcctctagctcagcctgggggatcctcagctgttcccaggccaactgtgagatataatccctccagcgggtactgggccgacctcggggcctcatcccagttggccgtgcctggtatatctccaaagggaggcgcccagggggcatccgtaccagatgcccaaactacctcaactggcttctctcaatgtggaggagtagtgtCTCTAccctgagttcctcccggatgtccgaactcttcaccctgtcacagagagcgagtcccaacaccctgtggagaaaactcatttcagccgcttgtatccgcgatcttattctttcagtcattacccgaagttcatgaccataggtgagggtagggacatagatcgaccggtaaatggagagcttctccttatggctcagctcccccttcactactacagtccggtacagcgaccgcattactgctgccgcttctcccagtctgcagccgatctcacgctcccttctccccttgctcgtaaacaagaccccaagattcttgaactcctccacttgggcaaattctctccccttacctggaaggggcatgccatccttttccgtgagagaaccatggactcagactttgaggtgctgatcctcatcccaactgcttcacacgcggctgcaaaccgttccggtgcgtgttggaggcaaccctgtgacggtgccaataggacaacatcatctgcaaagagcagagaCGTCACTTTCCAACTCCCACAcggaatgccctcctggcctcgactgtgccttgatatcctgtccatgaaaaccacaaacaggagtggagacaaggcacagccttggcggagtccagcacccacattgaacaggcttgtcTTAATgtcgagtatgcggacacagctttcgctccgtatgtacagagaccga
This window harbors:
- the LOC108925317 gene encoding uncharacterized protein LOC108925317 is translated as MDNLRSPTSKIRDPNGFANKVFSTSPDVEREAGVLPTPEVRSCGTPASYQLEKGFSCRKPHSTGIWRILARRKTSVGCERRPHSLILPGEASVPKISFVDKVRTFKKLKSPSVFKGKSVKQGASRDELEVDIGREHSTHLQVQKALFWNKDKRHSYAGYTKNLDSSFEVIDLTFPLESEQPWFGDMPGNHNGCVSPDNTSHIKKVHPNFSNCNNSLLHEEQRPRDWPKTSQSTRRSRSADVWSYLKKLSFVGKSASNLSEKSFDSEFHTLDGTIDLDCSSTDLECLKESNPKPKPILNENKSSHFGGLFRFFSSVAESARKWKNTSRSFSPAEEDVSPVRLQHSQKPGLFIQNMSLNLRKEDSGAPSVAMSLLSPESDLCEVLSPTSPPEKGSPQVLLKAWRVCPESLSPSKDQTGTSLALNVTLRDPDNLQESHVPHGPDSPVTCERGDLTDGCLPREEDCSRSNTDSMDIMVSSDGQRSHGSERNARNKEPYSKRDTVPHGPCEEFKDVTDDCGLAENSPAELTCRPGVVAPLRWCRERPASLCASILEEGTMEHGGTSLLVQRHQALCGQRVELAASQPLFRKRPLSVMDGSATGGAEQPQHFRPLTRPPGLSPQDPPFRVDLQRCRSNTLSQSTPSGLEQAGWIHTPPQPGRGTEGVLLRTEVQVSGGHMCTTRRRLLRPGSEQLHVNTETAGVADVLAAGDVTVPLPAGSPKLPRPRWRAPPGARGRTFWVIPVEGSDEIRIKNVVSPVVLSLETVSLKVVCDILLQALYLLIGLWVVTRREAYRDAKPPPKGFPYSGGELGSLVGDYIFWKSVESEDFLKEDLCNLEGSW